The Spirulina subsalsa PCC 9445 region AAGGTTGGGAATAGGTCACGCTTGCCAAATAAAATAAGCGGCTCCCATCGCAGAGAGAAGGGCTAAAATCGTCACCCAGACGGGATAACCGCTTTGGGTTTGTTGTCCTGACGAAGTGCGAATGGTATCTACATCAATCCAGGGGGTACTGCCCCGACGGAACCAGCCGCAAACCGTCACCGTTCGACCGATAAACTGACTGGGATGGGGGGCAAGGGGGAACAGGTTGCCGAGGGGGCCGAACTTAGAGAAAAAATGGAGTTTAATCGAACCGCTATCGGTTTTTAGCATCAGGTCTTGTAACAGTTGATTCTGTAGCCCTTGCCGCCCCATTAATTGCCCTTTTAAGCGCACAGGGTAACTTTTGGGGGGGACAGAGTGGGAGGGACGGATTAAGTCCTCTAACCGGGGATCTTCCCGAGAGGGGGAAATCCGAATATCGGGGAAGTAGCCGTTAATCCAGATAATTAAACTCAGACTAAAGGCGGCGAGAATACAGGCGTTAATTAATACAGGTTGAGCGTTATAGAACCAAATTAAACGCCAGAGGGGAAAGCGCACCCAAGGACTGAGGAGGTCACTGAGTAGACCAATGGCGGCTAAAATCAGGCGGGCGCATAACCCAAAACCGAGGCCGGAGAGGATGGCACTTTGCAGGATGGGTAAGGCGGTATAACTGTTTTTCAGTTTGAGCCAATGATCTTTGAGGGTTTTTGGGGGGGGGATGAGGGTGGGGAGATCAACCTCTGGCTGGAGTTTCCAGTGGTTGGCGTAGCGGTTGAGTAGATAAAGGCGATCGCCTAATAAGGGGTGGGAGTTGACGAGGGCGAGCCAGTGGCGGTAAGGGTTGGTACAGTCCCAGCGCAATACATCACTAAAGGGGGTGGTATCGGGCAAACTCCCCAAGGTCAGGGCTTGACGGTGACTGACGGGCATGAGGAGATCAAAACTCTCTAAGAGGGCGGTGGTAAATTGCCGTTGTTCAATGTGTCGGGCGATGCCGATGGTCATTTTGAGTAACGCACGACTGAGGGCGTTCGGGTTGCCTGTGAATTGGGCGGCAAAGCGATCGCTATAATATTGACGCTGACGGGAAACATAAAGCAGGGGAACACGCCACAACCAATAGAAACTATAGAAAACCGTAGTCCCCACTGTACAGACCCCCTGTAAGAGAGGGGAGACAAAACGGGGATAGTGACGGGAGGGGTTTTCTCTCCCTTGTTCCCCCTGTTGGGCGATCAGCCAGTAGAGGGTAAAGGGAAGTTGTAAAAAGGCGATCGCGCCGGACATTAGAAAACCCTCGCGGCTGATAATGGGGCGAAACTGGGCAGCCAAGAGGGCGGCTAATTCGTCATCTTCTAACTGTTCTAACAGGGCATCACTCACCACAATACAAGCGGTGGCCCGCCAGTGACCGTAAGTTAGGGCAACGGGCGCACCTGTGGGCAGCAGGGCAAGTTTTGGGGCGGGAACTTGATAATGACGGGTTAACCGTTGGAAGACTTTGGCGGTTTCAGGGTATTGGGCGGCCAGACGGTGTAAGGGCAGGGGTTCAAGTTTATAAAGACGTTGGAGTAAGAATTCCAGGAGCCAAGGGGCGGCAACAAAGACCACAAGGAACACCCCACCAACCACCCGCCAAGGATTGCTATAAAACAAGCCCAGAGGTCTGAACAAGGGTAAACGCCATAAAACCTCATTGATTGCCCCCATCGTCCAGATTAGGCTGGTATTCACTAACCAGAATAACAGGGCTAAGGTGAGGGCTTGACGTAGCCAAAACTTCCATTGTCGAGGGCTTTTGAGTTTCTTCCAGCGTTTAGCTCGTTCCCCATTGCGCCAAGTTCGCCCCGAAACATAAACCGAGGGGGCCGCTTCCGGTGGGGCTTGATAGGCGACGGGTAGGGGGCGCTGGGGTGGGGAACTGGAGTCAGTCGGGGGACTGGAGGCGCTCGGTTGGGCGGTTTGCTCGTCGGGGGGGACAAAGTTGGCGGCGTTGGCTTTACGATAACGCTGGGTCAGGTCGGCTAGGGTTTTGGCTGCCCAAGGATAGAGGTCTGGAGTTTGGGCGAGTTGTTTACAAAGGGCGATCGCCTCGGCCGGTCGTTCCGTCTTACAATAGGCGACAATTAAGGCTTGTTGGGCGCTGTTGAGGATGGTTGGATCTAACTCTACAGCACAGACGGCCTCCAAATGGGCGATCGCCTCCTGATAGTTCCCCTCCCGAAAAGCCTCAGTACCCGCCCTTAAACTTGGTTCAGGAATTGATGTCATGGTTACTCTGCTCCCACTCTTTGCCCAAGATAACTCGACGGTGAGAGAAAAATCCACCTCAATTTTGGGGATGGGTGATTACCGCTGCATTCTCTCCTGTTAAGCGGCTGATGGCCTGTTGCACAAACTTTTGTAAGACAGCCCCCCGTTGATTTTGTTCAAAAATCCGTTGTAGGGTTTGACCTAGACGCTGGGGATTAAACCCCCGATTGGCTTCTACGTCTGGGTCTTGAGTTTGGAAATATTCAATCAAACTCAGTCCAGCTAAACGAGTGAGGTAGGCGGCGCTGATGCCTTGGACTACTCCCCCCGCCATATAAGTAATGGCATTGGTTTTGAGGAAACCTGCAATGGTTTGGGTGGAAAGTTCCACTAAACCTAATTTCATCATTAGGCTGCCGAGGGTAGCGGCGGCGGTTTGGGCTTGGTTGAGGGAGAGTTTTTGCTGATAGATTGCCCCTAAATCTAGGAGTAATTGAGCGTTAATGGCGGCGGTGGCGAGGATATCGAGGGCGGGGACAGGGTTAGCAAAGGCGGTGGCGGCGGCGACCCATTGGTATTGTTCTAGAATGGGAAGGGCGCGATCGCGTCGAACTTGGTTCAATTGGTCTTTAATCCTGCCCTGTAAGCCCTGATTTTCCCGCCATGTGGTCGCCCAAACCAGTGCTTGAGGGGTTTCGCTCAAAATCTCCCCTAAACGCTCATGGAGGACGTTTAAGCTGGGGGTTTGGGCTTCCCATGATTCCTCAATACTTCCGTCCGGTTGGTGTTTGCGCACTTTGACGGCACTGGGGGCGGCGGCGATGGCCATAATATCTTGCTCTGGGAGCAGTCCCCCAAGATGTTGGCGCACTTGTCCTAAAATCAGGGTGCGATCTGCGGTGCAATACTGGTCTTGTTTATTGAATAAAATCAGGGTGCGGTGATGGTTGGCGTTCAGGTAGCGTAAGGCTTGGTTTTGACTCTCGGTTAAATCTCCCGTAATCAACCACAGCAGCAAGTCCACCGACTGTAAGGGGGCGAGATGGGTTTCTAGTTCAGTTTCCCCCAAGGAAGGGAGGGGGATTTCCTGCCACTGTATCCCCGGCCGTTGTAGGGAGGCGCTGAGGTGATTAAAGAGGCTAGTTTTGCCCACTTTTGCCAGTCCAGTGATGGCCAGGTTTAAAGTTTGGCGTTCTAAGGTTTGGGGTAATGCGGCGAGGGCTTGGGAGAAGGCCGAGTAATCCTGATGGGGGGCTTCGGTTTGTAGTGTCTGTAATTGTTTTTGGGTTTGGGCGATCGCACTTTGCACCTGTTCTAGACTTAACGGCACAAGGGGCGACTCAGGAAGTTGTACCTCTTTCCGGCGACGCTGAAGCCACCACAACCCCCCACCCAATGCCGTTAAAAAAAGCATTCCCCCCTCTCCCACTTCCGCGAGGGAGTCTTGAATCGTCCACCATAACCACAATCCAAAAGAAAGGGTAATGCCTCCGACCAAAACAGGTTTCCGTAATTTAACCGCCATTTTTTTACTATCCTTTGCCCAGATCCATCCTTAATATTTTAAGGGAAGAGGGGAAACATCACTGATTCGTAAGGTGTGGGGTATGGGGGAATTGACAATTGATAATTAATTAGGGCGTGCTGAATAACTACCCAGCCACTTTTTCCTTAAACAGTTTACCCGCAGAAAAAGCGGGAACACGAGTAGCGGGAATAGTAATTGGCTCTCCAGTTTGAGGATTTCTCCCGGTGCGAGCGTTACGATTGCGAGCCTCAAAACTACCAAAACCGACCAGCGTCACTTTGTCCCCCGTCGCAACGGCTTCCATAATGGTTTCCAAGGTTGCGGAGAGGATAATATCTGCTTCTTTTTTGGTTGTGGTGGTTTGTGCGGCGATCGCGTTGACTAACTGTTCTTTATTCATCGAAAAATCAAGATTAGTAGGGGAACATAGGGACTAGACTAGCTTGAACTTGGCGTAATCGCACTCAATTCTTGGGCAGTTCTTAACAATTTGCAACGGAAAAGCCTTAAAACCCCGTCGCTCATAGGGAAAACCCGGGAATTCTCCCCCAAATTGATAAATTTCAGTTATAGTCAATGGGCGTTGCTTGACGCTCATCCCGCTATACGGGGAGCGTTAGCGGGAGATTCTCCGTTCACAGAGTCTTCGCTAGAGCTTGCTGAATCAGCCCGACCCCTCCAAGCCCGCTTGACTTTCATCCCGATGCTGGCCTGTGGTACAGCGCGGCGCTTCGGACTGGGCTAGCTAAGTTACCTCATACCCGGCTGCTGTAATGATGGCTTTTAGCTCGGGTTCTGCCATTTTTGCCGTTTCAATGGTTAGCAATTTACGATCTAAATTTGCCTCAACTTTGGCATTAGGATCATGGGTTTTAATCTCACTGGTAATGCTGTTAACACAACCATCACACATCATTCCTGGAACCGTGAGTTGAACATTCATAAAGCCCTAGTTTCAGTTTTAAAATAATTAAACATTACCATATTAAGCCCTAAGTCGTGAGAGTTATGACCCGGCAATTCTAAAAATATCCGCTAGATTTTTCCAGTGATCCTCAAGAGGCGACCATGATACAGGAGAGGATAGAACGGGCAAAGATGAGCATGAAAATTTTAGTCTTCAACGCGGGGTCTAGTTCCCAAAAAAGTTGTTTATATGATCTCA contains the following coding sequences:
- a CDS encoding zinc metalloprotease HtpX, with protein sequence MTSIPEPSLRAGTEAFREGNYQEAIAHLEAVCAVELDPTILNSAQQALIVAYCKTERPAEAIALCKQLAQTPDLYPWAAKTLADLTQRYRKANAANFVPPDEQTAQPSASSPPTDSSSPPQRPLPVAYQAPPEAAPSVYVSGRTWRNGERAKRWKKLKSPRQWKFWLRQALTLALLFWLVNTSLIWTMGAINEVLWRLPLFRPLGLFYSNPWRVVGGVFLVVFVAAPWLLEFLLQRLYKLEPLPLHRLAAQYPETAKVFQRLTRHYQVPAPKLALLPTGAPVALTYGHWRATACIVVSDALLEQLEDDELAALLAAQFRPIISREGFLMSGAIAFLQLPFTLYWLIAQQGEQGRENPSRHYPRFVSPLLQGVCTVGTTVFYSFYWLWRVPLLYVSRQRQYYSDRFAAQFTGNPNALSRALLKMTIGIARHIEQRQFTTALLESFDLLMPVSHRQALTLGSLPDTTPFSDVLRWDCTNPYRHWLALVNSHPLLGDRLYLLNRYANHWKLQPEVDLPTLIPPPKTLKDHWLKLKNSYTALPILQSAILSGLGFGLCARLILAAIGLLSDLLSPWVRFPLWRLIWFYNAQPVLINACILAAFSLSLIIWINGYFPDIRISPSREDPRLEDLIRPSHSVPPKSYPVRLKGQLMGRQGLQNQLLQDLMLKTDSGSIKLHFFSKFGPLGNLFPLAPHPSQFIGRTVTVCGWFRRGSTPWIDVDTIRTSSGQQTQSGYPVWVTILALLSAMGAAYFIWQA
- a CDS encoding YcjF family protein — its product is MAVKLRKPVLVGGITLSFGLWLWWTIQDSLAEVGEGGMLFLTALGGGLWWLQRRRKEVQLPESPLVPLSLEQVQSAIAQTQKQLQTLQTEAPHQDYSAFSQALAALPQTLERQTLNLAITGLAKVGKTSLFNHLSASLQRPGIQWQEIPLPSLGETELETHLAPLQSVDLLLWLITGDLTESQNQALRYLNANHHRTLILFNKQDQYCTADRTLILGQVRQHLGGLLPEQDIMAIAAAPSAVKVRKHQPDGSIEESWEAQTPSLNVLHERLGEILSETPQALVWATTWRENQGLQGRIKDQLNQVRRDRALPILEQYQWVAAATAFANPVPALDILATAAINAQLLLDLGAIYQQKLSLNQAQTAAATLGSLMMKLGLVELSTQTIAGFLKTNAITYMAGGVVQGISAAYLTRLAGLSLIEYFQTQDPDVEANRGFNPQRLGQTLQRIFEQNQRGAVLQKFVQQAISRLTGENAAVITHPQN
- a CDS encoding HU family DNA-binding protein produces the protein MNKEQLVNAIAAQTTTTKKEADIILSATLETIMEAVATGDKVTLVGFGSFEARNRNARTGRNPQTGEPITIPATRVPAFSAGKLFKEKVAG
- a CDS encoding heavy-metal-associated domain-containing protein; this translates as MNVQLTVPGMMCDGCVNSITSEIKTHDPNAKVEANLDRKLLTIETAKMAEPELKAIITAAGYEVT